A single region of the Budorcas taxicolor isolate Tak-1 unplaced genomic scaffold, Takin1.1 scaffold1021, whole genome shotgun sequence genome encodes:
- the LOC128071094 gene encoding cleavage and polyadenylation specificity factor subunit 5-like → MSVVPPNRSQTGWPRGVTQFGNKYIQQTKPLTLERTINLYPLTNYTFGTKEPLYEKDSSVAARFQRMREEFDKIGMRRTVEGVLIVHEHRLPHVLLLQLGTTFFKLPGGELNPGEDEVEGLKRLMTEGTESASSFLDVLQLVCGEAGDLNA, encoded by the exons ATGTCTGTGGTGCCGCCCAATCGCTCGCAGACCGGCTGGCCCCGGGGAGTCACCCAGTTCGGCAACAAGTACATTCAGCAGACCAAGCCCCTCACCCTGGAGCGCACCATCAACCT GTACCCTCTTACCAATTACACTTTTGGTACAAAAGAGCCTCTCTATGAGAAGGACAGCTCTGTTGCAGCCAGATTTCAGCGCATGAGGGAGGAATTTGATAAAATTGGCATGAGGAGGACTGTAGAAGGTGTTTTGATTGTCCATGAGCACCGGCTACCCCATGTGTTACTGCTACAGCTGGGAACAACGTTCTTCAAATT ACCTGGTGGTGAGCTTAATCCAggagaagatgaagttgaaggACTAAAACGCTTAATGACAGAG GGCACAGAAAGTGCAAGTAGCTTCCTTGATGTTTTACAGCTAGTGTGTGGTGAAGCTGGAGATTTGAATGCAG
- the LOC128071092 gene encoding protein tyrosine phosphatase type IVA 1-like produces the protein MARMNSPAPVEVTYRNMRFLITHNPTNATLSKFIEELKKYGVTTIVRVCEAAYDTIVEKEGIHVLDWPFDDGAPPSNQIVDDWLSLVKIKFREDPGCCIAVHCVAGLGRAPVLVALALIEGGMKYEDAVQFIRQKRRGAFNSKQLLYLEKYHPKMRLRFKDSSGHRNNCCIQ, from the coding sequence atGGCTCGAATGAACAGCCCAGCTCCTGTGGAAGTTACCTACAGGAACATGAGATTTCTTATTACACACAACCCAACTAATGCAACGTTAAGCAAATTTATAGAGGAACTTAAGAAGTATGGAGTTACCACAATTGTAAGAGTATGTGAAGCAGCTTACGACACTATTGTGGAGAAAGAAGGCATCCATGTTCTCGATTGGCCTTTTGATGATGGCGCACCACCATCTAACCAGATTGTTGATGATTGGTTAAGTCTTGTGAAAATTAAGTTTCGTGAAGACCCTGGTTGTTGTATTGCTGTTCATTGTGTTGCAGGCCTTGGCAGAGCTCCAGTGCTTGTTGCCCTAGCATTAATTGAAGGTGGAATGAAATACGAAGATGCAGTACAGTTCATAAGACAAAAGCGGCGAGGAGCTTTTAACAGCAAGCAACTTTTGTATTTGGAGAAGTATCATCCTAAAATGCGGCTGCGCTTCAAAGACTCCAGTGGGCATAGAAACAACTGTTGCATTCAGTAA